In Gossypium arboreum isolate Shixiya-1 chromosome 6, ASM2569848v2, whole genome shotgun sequence, the following are encoded in one genomic region:
- the LOC108484913 gene encoding pathogen-associated molecular patterns-induced protein A70-like, with amino-acid sequence MSTVPYSLWSSILSWFTPTVFFVFLNLTIGTIYFTSTLSSSKPSSDAQRQYHPDDETNPKFVRSPSMLQRLKSINLSAYRSQEPVVASATTAYESVSDVGDFHFSFQQQNPQQQRQPSFERSPSVLQRLKSINLYGYFSPEQTKSHESYPHYPPEVAQGEGHDEKVQEPEKQDEREGTQGEGKTLDEVYSQLKEGNHVARTKSDTKPASGEVPTKLPRKMKKSASVKSAFRHFEEGDIVENRRPATVREGKEKATEEEDDEVDAKADDFINKFKHQLKLQKLDSIIRYKEMINRGSGR; translated from the coding sequence ATGTCAACAGTACCATATTCCCTATGGTCTTCCATTTTAAGCTGGTTTACCCCAACTGTGTTCTTTGTCTTCCTTAACCTTACAATAGGTACCATCTATTTCACTTCCACTTTGAGTTCCAGCAAGCCTAGTAGTGACGCACAAAGGCAGTACCACCCAGATGATGAAACAAACCCAAAGTTTGTTAGATCTCCATCTATGTTGCAGAGGCTGAAATCTATCAACTTGTCTGCTTACAGATCTCAAGAACCTGTTGTTGCTAGTGCTACCACTGCCTATGAAAGTGTCTCTGATGTGGGTGATTTCCATTTCTCTTTTCAACAACAAAACCCTCAACAACAGCGCCAGCCTTCCTTTGAGAGATCCCCTTCTGTTTTGCAAAGGCTAAAGTCCATTAATCTCTACGGTTACTTCTCCCCAGAGCAGACCAAAAGCCATGAGAGTTACCCCCATTATCCTCCAGAGGTAGCTCAGGGTGAGGGACATGATGAAAAGGTGCAAGAGCCTGAAAAACAAGATGAAAGGGAGGGAACCCAAGGTGAAGGAAAAACGCTTGATGAAGTATACAGTCAACTGAAGGAGGGAAATCATGTTGCGAGGACCAAATCTGATACTAAACCAGCATCTGGTGAGGTACCAACTAAGCTTCCGAGGAAGATGAAGAAATCTGCAAGTGTAAAGTctgcttttcgacatttcgaggAAGGAGATATCGTGGAAAATCGACGGCCGGCCACCGTGAGAGAAGGGAAAGAGAAAGCTACGGAGGAAGAAGACGATGAGGTGGATGCCAAAGCTGATGATTTCATCAACAAGTTCAAGCACCAGCTGAAACTGCAAAAGCTTGATTCCATCATTAGGTACAAGGAGATGATCAATAGAGGGAGTGGTAGGTGA